Proteins co-encoded in one Acidobacteriota bacterium genomic window:
- a CDS encoding TPM domain-containing protein, giving the protein MSVFFALGVGDSLPAPRLPPAASRPGGGGGGGGAGGGGGGVGG; this is encoded by the coding sequence TTGTCCGTCTTTTTCGCTCTCGGCGTCGGGGATTCGCTTCCCGCGCCACGTCTCCCGCCCGCCGCCTCCCGGCCGGGGGGGGGGGGGGGGGGGGGGGGGGCGGGGGGGGGGGGGGGGGGGGTGGGGGGG